GTTATGGGGATTAATTTCACAATTTCTcaaagttatgggggtcaatcACCACTTCCCCGTATATCTATATATATGACTCAAATTTCTGtttcaaattttattattatgtactccctccgatccacaccaaaggtaacattgactttttcacacttgtcgaggcacgttttgcaacgtaaatatctttagttatacattattaaaaattataaaaaattgatattcttatagcattcatgacgatgaatcaaacaagatctcacatgaatatattttgtcttatagattaagaataatatcgaagattccctacgaccataaatagtgccaaaaagtcaatgttacctttggtgtggatcggagggagtacttAATTAATTTCGTTCGTTAAAGGGTACTTAGaaagagaaggaaaaaaaaaaattacaaatataaagtTTCAAACAGGGGGTCGATTGAAAGCAAAGTAGAGGCAATGGCCAGGGCAAATCATCGGCCTTTTTAAGAGCTTATAGGGTTGTTTATAGATTACTTACCAACAGGGCTATATTTTAACCCATCTTAAATGTTAAACCATGTACTCCGTAATATTCAGTTATGTATTACTAAAACTTAACTTGAAAAACGATGAAATGTGATATTTTATAATTCAAATACACAATGTCATGTTATTCCTTATACTTTGGAATATTTGTTAAGACATTGGCAAATGTATAAAATTGTAAGTTGTTCAAACCATTTACTCTTTATATATAGCTATTTTTATTctttaattattttttattaaGGATACGTGCAATTATCCAATTTTATTTGTCCATCTTTTTATGACAAGCGGAGCATTACTCCAAATTTTATCTAAATGAGAAATCTATATTATTCATCAAGTCGATTTTCGAGCTAGATGCATTAGGAATTTAGGATATAATTAGACGAATATAAATTGGTTAATAATAAACTATAAAGGAATAGTAGAGAATATTCCCCCATAATGTAGTACAATATGATAACATGACACTATGTAAAAAGATTGTAAGAGAGTGCAAAACTAAAGGACAAACCGATAGAAAAGGAGAAACATGGATTAATTAGTTTTCTCCATCCTTACACATTTGTATTGAATGGACAAACGAAAATTACTCTTAAATCAGTCAAACAAGATCCTAAACTAAAATTCCTAAATTGAAATTTAAGATTCTTACTTTGCATACCCTCGAGTATTATATACTTTAATAGACTGAAACTCGATACCATCTGAATACCAACTTTGACAAGAGTAATAACATGAAAACTAAATCATGTATAGACATGAATTGTAGAAGGGAACAAGTCTTCTCTTAAGCTTAGGGTCTCTTTGTGATCCTCCCTCCACTTGTCATAAAACTCTTTAACTTCACACTCTCTTTCATTCAAAACCAATCAACACTTCAACTAAAAACTAGGACTCTTGTAAACTATTCACCATACAAACAAACAACTATTTCAACTACAAAAACATTTCCTTTCTTCTTAATTTTTCCCTTAGCCATAGCTCTCTTTCTTTACCATGTTTAAATCTATATACTTGTTTTTCGAACATTCATCGTCGTTTTCTATATagaaatatattacatatatacaCAATGCACAATTGATTTAATTTACGATAATTAATCGTACAAATCTCTATTTTAGTTAGTATaggtttttttttgaattttaatgtcattaaaacaattttttttttattaaagatCAAAACATGTTGATCTTCTAAATGGCTTTGATTTCAGATCAACAAACAAACTTCAAACATTTTTGTAAAATATGTAAAAAAGGGTTCTTGTGTGGAAGGGCATTAGGAGGGCACATGAGAGCCCATGGAATAGGAGATGAGAGTGGAATCCTCGACGATGATGATCCGGCTAGTGATTGGGAGGACAAAAGTGGTGGTGGAGGAAACAAGAGAAGTTATGCCTTAAGAACAAACCCTAATAGGTTAAGAAGTTGTAGGGTATGTGAAAATTGTGGTAAGGAGTTTTTGTCCTGGAAATCCTTTCTAGAGCATGGTAAATGTAGCTTTGATGATGCCGAATCCCTTGTATCTTCACACGAATCCGATGAAGAAGATGATAGTGGAAAGAGAGCCTCAGGATGGTCTAAGAGAAAAAGATCATGTAGGACTAAAGTTGGTAGTTTTACAACAAATAATTGTCCTTCTAGTGAAGATGAAGACCTTGCTAATTGTTTGATGATGTTATCAAATGCCGCGGTAGACTCAACCCTAAGCCTAGGGGTGGATCAACCCGAGGAATCTTCTGCATCCGCTAGTAAGGAGGAAGAGCGAAGAAACATTCATCATCCTGTTAATTTCATGGTCCCATTTGTGTCACCCGCGCCACCTTTAGATTATAGGGCTAAAAGCGGCGCTAGTGGAAGTAACCCTAATAATAAAGGATTGTTTGAATGTAAAGCTTGCAAGAAGGTTTTTAATTCACATCAAGCATTGGGTGGACATAGGGCTAGTCACAAGAAAGTGAAGGGTTGTTTTGCAGCAAGGTTAGATCataatcataatattaataataacaataacaatgataatattaataatagaCAAAATGTAGATCAAGATAGTTATTTAGGAGAATATAAAGATAATTTGTTAGCAAGTGATCAAGAATTCATGAGGCCGTCGAAATCAACATCGACAACATTACAATTAGAGTACGGAGGAGGAGCTGGTCCTAGCAACAATTCTTCCTTAGCCGCGTCCAAGAAAAAGGCTAAAGTCCATGAATGCTCCATTTGTCATCGGATATTTTCATCGGGTCAAGCATTGGGTGGGCACAAAAGATGTCATTGGATCACATCAAATGCCCCGGATCCATCAACCCTAGCGCGATTTCAAGAGCTACAAGAGCAAATTGATCATCAACTTCAAAGCCAACATCTTCAAAGAGGTCCTATGTTCACTCAAATTGATCAAACTGCCCTTGATCTTAACCTCCCTATTACAAATGGTCATAACACATTACGTACACAAAGAGAGCCTACTAGGACCGCCTTAAGTTTTGAAGTATCTACAGACATTTTCTTACAATCATGGGGCGGTGTCAATGTCGACATGAAGAACCATTTGCACCACCAACAAGAGATCAATGGTGCTATAACGAGAGACGATAATGGACAAAAGAAGGTTGTTACTAATAACAATAGCGGGTATTATGAGTCGAATATGCCTATTAATCAAGACGATGAGGCGGATAGTAAGGTGAAATTGCCTAAGTTAGGAGAACTTAAGGAGAATATGAATACAAATGGTAGCTCTTCTCCTTGGTTGCAAGTTGGTATTGGCTCAAGCAATGCTGTTGGAGCTAATCCATAAAATTCCCTAAAAGAAGAAAAGTAAAAAAAGAGGGGAATTATATAGGTATATCTCTGAATTTATTACACTGTAATTACATACACAATGTTAATTAATTCGGTTGAACTGAGGAAAAAAATTGATTAGAATTATTCAGTTAGTATATAAAAATAGGTATATATTCATTTATTTATCAATAAGTAAATATACATATATTTAGATTTGCTATATCTCAAAGTTGTGATTAATTAGACTGTTTTGAATAATGACATATATTAAGATTCTTTAGTAGAATTTTAAGATCCCGCGCAATAAATACACGGTATCTATagaatttttatttttgtattacttaataAATGCTAAATTAACACttcaatttttcatattttacgtcattatttttttatatgtggaaaaaaaaaatttgaactttaAAACTATTCAAGAAACCTGAGTAAAATTGAACTATAAAATAATAGTGatatctcattaattgttcatttttttcGTTATTGTACTTCGTTTCGagtaaaaaagaaattaaaactgaaaattaatctaaGAGAATTTAGTAATGTGCTGAAATGTATCTTTTTTATAAAGTATTTTGtataccacaaagctaatgattctaattaataaattctctcaattttttttgttatgaaagtaatcaaaaccatttatagttttgtttatacatattatgaataatatgggtcaagtcattctcaaacaataatatcaataaaagatttaatagtttattgtcttatattatttatactttaattaaaatattatagtttagtgtttaatgaaaattatgtaatttgatgaaaagattaattttaatgaaaagaattatataatgaaatacattataattattaattttcttatttagtcaatacaattaaattatcaataattTCTTTATTTAAAAAGTTGCTTTTTAAAGGGAAAATTTGTGAGTTCACCTATTATTTTAGTAGATCGGGGATGCAAGAAAAAATTGGTAAATTTACATTGACTTCTTGGGTATATCTAAGTATAAAGCCTACTAACTATGTGATGACAAAATGATGTAGAACTCTTTATGAGCTACTTATATAGATTATAGATACCTAAGCAAATGAGTTTAGTGTAGTGATTGCTTACTTCATTCTAATTAACTATGAGGTTAGGGGTTTGATCATTaaaataattgaagaaaaattataaatgaaattaaatccgtagttttatggtaaaaaaaataaatattttcataaaaatacaAATTTCATACGTAATTCTCTTTGATTAGttttctatttctattttttcatttcatatcaaaatacaatgtaGTGAAATATTAAATATTGAGGTGCAAATTTTAAATGTATAAACAATACGctaaaaaataaaaactctatataaaccgtgcatGCATTGCGCGAGATCTATACTAGTAATATAATATGTATTCATTATGCCCTTGTCATTTCTATACCCTCATCTCCAATCTTATTTCAATCCAATGAATCATTCAATTAGTCACACCAACCAACCACCGGATCTGACTAGCCACCACACCACCCAAACCACCAGACCGCGCGCCACATATCCCGTGTGCTCATGGTCGGTACTCACTACAATCAACAACATCACGTCAAATAATCCGATTAACATAACCTCATTGGCTTCGGTATGTGAATGATACACGACTAACGACATACACAATTGACAATAATCCCAGccaaacgagaaaaagaaacatacACCGGATGTACTATATATCttaaaaattatttatttttgagcatatgtgtattttttatGAACTTATAACCTCATACTTTATTTGGTTTGAACATATGTGTATTTTTCTAAGCTTATTAtagtttataaattatttttttttttttcaattataacTCAATTTTAAGTAAGCTTATATGCagtgtttttgagttttattggaATTTCCCgagcttaatgtttaagtgacactacaaaaaaaaaaggttccaCCGACGTAAACATCAGTCGCAAATACCGATATACCGTCGCAAATATAGTATTTGCGACGGACTTGCGACGGTTTTGGACCGtagcaaaaaaaaaagtttgcgacggaaaatccgtagCAAACGAATCTTGCGACGGACAGAGGCGTCGCAGTACTCAGTCACAAAATTTTGTCATGTTCGTCGTATATCACTGTTCATACAGTCCACGTGGCCCATAAAGTCAAAGCAATAGTCAAcatctgcgacggaatttccgtcgcaaatcACTGTTCATACAGTTCACGTGGCCCCTAAAGTCAAAGCAATAGTCAACATCTGCGACGGAATTTCAATCGTAAATTACTGTTCATACTTCATACAGTCCACGTCGCCCCAAAAGTCAAAGCAATAGTCAAcatctgcgacggaaattccgtcgcaaaaaAAAAAGTTCCAGGGGGTTTTACAGCGTTCTCAGCTCCCCAAATTGCTTAGAAAGTAACTACATACGGTTTCctgcaaacaaaaaaaaattcgagcatttgacaaattcacaactcgttcaaAATGAGATTTCCAAACAACGTTTTCGCATAaccttaaaataaaaggtttacataagTTTATTAGTACACAACAAATTTAAACTAAATACGTGTTCAACAAACTTAAACTAAATACGTGTTCAACAAACAAAACTAAATAAGTCCATAAACCAACTAATAGCTACTAATCAATGCACGGGAGTGAATGAGGCGAAAGGAGCAGGAAAGTCGTTGATCGTCCATAGAAGGGCGGCTCTTAAGTTGAAGTTTTGTTTCCTAGACACGTCATATGTAAACAATCCCGTGTCCTAGAATTGCTTCAACTCGTGAATTAGAGGCTGTAAATAGAcgtcaaggttttgtttgggactcTTTAGTCCGAGAATAACTatgttaagaacataaattgtcttttcatgcaTAGCCAAGGTGGTAAATTGTACGGAGTAAGCATCACCGGCCAGCATGAGTACAACTTCCCGAATGGACCAAAAGCTGAGAAACCATCGGTGCAAAGTCTAAGTCTAACATTTCGAGGCTCAAatgcaaaagaaggatgaagGTGATCAAAATGTTTTCAAGCCTCACTGTCACTTTGATGAGACATTGTCCCACTAACATGGGGTTTTTCATAATGCCAACGCATTTGTTCCGCGAGGTGTTTTGTGGCATAAATTCGTTGCAAACGTGGCCCTACTGgggaaataatttaagaaattttcgggGAACCTATTGCCATTTGCATCCTTTGCACTTTTGTACCTagctctaccacattttctacacttatcaagaagagcgtcgtccatccaaaaaagcatacatccattaaacatgcatctatcttttcacgatgaagttgaagagctttgagaacatttttggtttcatagaagttacGCACCAAAATATGATTTTGAGGAAGAAGGTCTCCCATGAGTGAcgtgaaaccatctacacatCTATGGGCTAAGTTGAATTCACATTTCAGAGTGACAAGCCTTGCAGTTGACTGCAGCAATGAAAGTCGATATCCCTCGTAGAGAGGTTGCTCGAcacgttttaacatttgaaaaaaggCTAATACATTTGGATTTGGAGATTTATCAACCACCTCGGCATTATGGGCTTAttccctaatttgatcaatgTTATCGCGCAATGCGTCCTCTACCATATCCCTATAAGGGTTGTCAGAGGGCATtgccatttcctcttcctcaacggggaatttctctctgtgacacacccaatcataatatttgtcacaaaaacccttcagaccaaggtgttttcgtacttcttgttcaactaaatatttttttatttttgcacttagtacatggacacctaatttctttaCTTCTAATGAGTTCGTCTTGTTACTTAACAAAATCAATGAATTTATCAACCCCTATTACGAATTCCTTCTGTAACCttttattggaatccaacctttcatacatccagtttcgttctaatatcttcattgcaaatctacatatatattggtaaataacaattattaaaaaAATGGTAACAACATTCATATCCATATTCTTAGGACGACAACAACAACACCGccacccaccaccaccgccaccaccaccaccaccaccacaacaacaacaacaacaacaacaacaacgacaacaacaacaacaacaacaacagccacCTGCAAAGAAAATACATTATGTATTggggtccttatctctccaacctaaacccatctttgaatctttcatatCATATGTAAATACcctttttttttgattttattgagacaaaaattcggcagcacttccttacagttctccaaatacGTTATTTATAATGAATTCTCACtccacatatgtattcagagaacattaaagTAAATGTCAACCAAATTTTATCTCagaacaatcaagaaaaaaatgagtatttaccacctaaatggcataaaagattcaaagacagtcccaaaacggggactattcaagaattacacctaatgtgtaatccctgaacgggtactaggtcaaaaatatattaataatcaAAGATACAAAACATTATGATTTCACAACAACACAACCATAtgatgaattaatatttgtaaaaaaaaaaatatgacacAGTTTAATTCATAAGTAAATATacacaacttatcaaaacaaacttaatGCTTTCTAATAAACATataaaactaagcaaaagtagagtaaatatacttaaaatggttaaaacatcctaaattggcttttggCTCAattaaactaccctaataatcctaaacactctaaatttgattttaattaaactaaattattttaaaaatcctaaacttaattaaacaaaTCATCCTCAAAATGATTTAAACaccctaaattggcttttaactaaactaaactaccctaataatattaaatatccAAAATTGGATTTTAATTTAACTAAAATATTTtaacaatcctaaacttaattaaacaaaTCATcctaaaattgatttaaacatcctaaattggcttttaactaaaccaaactaccctaataatattaaatatcctAAATTggattttaattaaactaaattattttaacaatcctaaacttaattaaacaaaTCATcctaaaattgatttaaacatcctaatttggcttttaactaaactaaactaccctaataatattaaacatcctaaattagattttaattaaactaaattattCGAATAATCCTACacttaattaaactaagcatcctaaattattctaagcatcctaaactaaccataattaatcaaaataataacCATAACAcaaccctaattaatcaaaataagaaaatttaggatgtgtagatacctcatttcttcacctcccgcaagccacccggtgatgattgggccgcgtgtttggtacacggaatgatttatgacaattcgtaagtttatcgtcaagtgatagctcaaatacttgtgtctaccccttggtcgtcatctacgcgctattacggtcgttttgacagtaattagagttcatttggagtccgggtcaaaaaccgtcttcattttctaataaaccgtttaaaatgtcgagtcggaatgttccataacagaaacgcggaagaTCTTTCTTCGCAGGAGGAAAttcctggggaaaggacgcagcacctgctgcgccacttccaagagccgcagtggttggtgcgcctcttccccaactccTTTCTgcatattttaagatcttttcgagatttgtttccaaagttttaccgcaaccctaattcctccgtgtgattagtataaatagagacctttggcctcacatatttttcacgcgagtgtccgctcttctcctctccctttgcattctaagaccgtgctcttgcttattggcgtctacgtgcttgaactttcgaccacgtaagctcggatccttctgagtaccagcctcggttttgcatgaccgaccaatttgaccaactcgatccactcaatcaatttaatcaatttaatttaattcctcttacgagggcactttcatcgtacattagagtcgagcattcactaattattaacttagtcaatctggtttcgtcaaacatgtaaatctgagggtgtaaatcccacttttattatcattttctttaattatttgtataaattattgtaaCATTTACGTCgaaagtatgtttaaaaccgatttgtaaaaccttttTGACAAACCCTTTTTTTCGGATTAACAGagatcagacgtcgagaagaaatgcagcaactgctgcgcctcttcgaagagtcgcatcatctgttgcgcctcttcctgaggttgccgctg
This sequence is a window from Silene latifolia isolate original U9 population chromosome 8, ASM4854445v1, whole genome shotgun sequence. Protein-coding genes within it:
- the LOC141594238 gene encoding uncharacterized protein LOC141594238, with protein sequence MALISDQQTNFKHFCKICKKGFLCGRALGGHMRAHGIGDESGILDDDDPASDWEDKSGGGGNKRSYALRTNPNRLRSCRVCENCGKEFLSWKSFLEHGKCSFDDAESLVSSHESDEEDDSGKRASGWSKRKRSCRTKVGSFTTNNCPSSEDEDLANCLMMLSNAAVDSTLSLGVDQPEESSASASKEEERRNIHHPVNFMVPFVSPAPPLDYRAKSGASGSNPNNKGLFECKACKKVFNSHQALGGHRASHKKVKGCFAARLDHNHNINNNNNNDNINNRQNVDQDSYLGEYKDNLLASDQEFMRPSKSTSTTLQLEYGGGAGPSNNSSLAASKKKAKVHECSICHRIFSSGQALGGHKRCHWITSNAPDPSTLARFQELQEQIDHQLQSQHLQRGPMFTQIDQTALDLNLPITNGHNTLRTQREPTRTALSFEVSTDIFLQSWGGVNVDMKNHLHHQQEINGAITRDDNGQKKVVTNNNSGYYESNMPINQDDEADSKVKLPKLGELKENMNTNGSSSPWLQVGIGSSNAVGANP